A region from the Aquimarina sp. ERC-38 genome encodes:
- the tsaB gene encoding tRNA (adenosine(37)-N6)-threonylcarbamoyltransferase complex dimerization subunit type 1 TsaB: MAFILNLETSSTNCSVALAKDAEVIQSLEDNEPGYSHAEKLHLFIDEVVRQASIKINQLDAIAVGEGPGSYTGLRIGVATAKGLCYALSKPLIAINSLEALASQVFEEDCFLIPMMDARRMEVYDSVFFNRKLVQETKATIVDATIYRNLIKESDKVRFIGNGVAKSRTFLNFPKASFYEDKMPSASSMASLSFQKYQNQNFEDIAYFDPFYLKEFKVN; this comes from the coding sequence ATGGCTTTTATACTTAATTTAGAAACGTCTTCTACTAATTGTTCGGTAGCTCTGGCTAAAGATGCTGAGGTTATTCAAAGTCTGGAAGACAATGAACCCGGTTATTCTCATGCGGAAAAATTGCATCTTTTTATAGATGAAGTGGTTCGCCAAGCAAGTATTAAGATAAATCAATTGGATGCTATTGCTGTGGGTGAAGGTCCTGGTTCTTATACCGGATTACGGATCGGAGTGGCTACTGCTAAAGGTTTATGTTATGCATTGTCTAAGCCATTGATTGCTATTAACTCCTTAGAAGCATTAGCTAGTCAGGTATTTGAAGAAGATTGTTTTTTAATTCCGATGATGGACGCCCGAAGGATGGAAGTATATGATAGTGTATTTTTTAACCGAAAGCTGGTACAAGAAACAAAAGCCACTATAGTGGATGCCACTATTTACAGAAACCTAATAAAAGAATCTGATAAGGTACGGTTTATAGGCAATGGTGTTGCAAAAAGTAGAACCTTTCTTAATTTTCCTAAAGCATCTTTTTATGAAGATAAGATGCCTTCTGCCTCTAGTATGGCTTCGCTATCTTTTCAGAAATATCAAAATCAGAATTTTGAAGATATTGCTTATTTTGATCCGTTTTATTTGAAGGAGTTTAAAGTAAACTAA
- a CDS encoding TolC family protein — translation MRIYNILLLGFFTLSCISLTTAQEKNWTLRACIEHALEENITIKQSALQVEEALIDSKDALGNILPSLNASASNFWNSGLVNDPRTGTNVDQTIRTSEYRADLSVTLFDGLRNVRQFQRAKINQLLSQYNLGKSRDDIALFVANSYLQILLNKENLKVIEAQHKITLEQLERTSELVDAGVLPQGDLLEIEATSADELTRIVQAENAVQISLIALAQTLLIKDYENFDIGEQDYLVPASDILNKSITEITTKARESRYEVQIAQQNKLLAEQDVAIAKGAYYPTLSGSVRASTFETGADRFISIDPVTSTPIFASPDNIFDQFSDNRSIIYGFSLSIPVFNGFQVRNGVKRNQINARRAEFQLEQATLDLDSNVYQAYLDAKGSAKAYEATVVAVKAQERAYQYAKDRYDVGLTNAFDFSQSKFRLENALSNEVQAKFDFIFKLKVLELYFGIKVADMKL, via the coding sequence ATGAGAATTTATAACATACTTTTGCTCGGCTTCTTTACCTTAAGTTGTATTTCCTTGACCACAGCGCAGGAAAAAAACTGGACGTTAAGAGCATGTATAGAGCATGCTTTAGAAGAAAATATAACTATTAAACAATCTGCACTGCAAGTAGAAGAGGCCTTAATTGACAGTAAAGATGCTCTGGGCAATATATTGCCTTCTTTAAATGCAAGTGCTTCTAATTTTTGGAATTCGGGATTAGTAAATGACCCGAGAACCGGAACTAACGTAGATCAAACGATTCGAACCTCTGAGTACCGGGCTGATTTATCGGTAACCTTATTTGACGGACTGCGAAATGTACGTCAGTTCCAAAGGGCTAAAATCAATCAACTATTAAGTCAATATAATCTAGGGAAATCTAGAGACGATATTGCTCTATTCGTTGCTAACAGCTATTTACAGATTTTATTAAATAAGGAGAATCTAAAAGTAATTGAAGCCCAACATAAAATTACCCTGGAACAACTAGAGCGTACGAGCGAATTGGTAGATGCAGGGGTGTTGCCGCAAGGGGATTTACTGGAGATTGAAGCAACATCAGCTGATGAATTAACTCGTATCGTACAAGCAGAAAACGCCGTTCAGATTTCACTAATAGCTTTAGCGCAAACTTTATTAATTAAAGACTACGAAAATTTTGACATCGGTGAACAGGACTACCTGGTACCGGCGTCAGACATCCTTAACAAATCTATAACTGAAATAACCACTAAGGCAAGAGAAAGCCGATATGAAGTTCAAATTGCACAACAAAATAAACTGTTAGCGGAACAGGATGTAGCGATTGCCAAGGGTGCTTATTACCCTACTTTATCGGGATCCGTAAGAGCCAGTACCTTTGAAACAGGAGCCGATAGGTTTATTAGTATAGACCCTGTAACATCAACCCCTATCTTTGCAAGCCCGGACAATATCTTCGATCAATTTTCTGATAACCGAAGTATCATTTACGGATTTTCACTATCCATACCTGTCTTTAATGGTTTTCAGGTTAGAAATGGAGTGAAGCGTAACCAGATAAATGCTCGTAGGGCTGAGTTTCAATTAGAACAAGCTACCCTCGATCTGGATAGTAATGTGTATCAGGCTTACTTAGATGCCAAAGGTTCAGCCAAGGCTTACGAAGCTACGGTAGTAGCAGTAAAGGCACAGGAACGAGCTTATCAATATGCAAAAGACCGCTATGATGTGGGATTAACCAATGCTTTTGACTTTAGTCAATCAAAGTTTAGGTTAGAAAATGCTTTAAGTAATGAAGTTCAAGCAAAGTTTGATTTTATTTTTAAACTGAAAGTACTTGAATTGTATTTCGGAATTAAAGTTGCAGATATGAAACTATAA
- a CDS encoding efflux RND transporter periplasmic adaptor subunit — translation MKKKVTIIILIFIVLVFTGALYYLYQKNQEDPVTYKTEEATTQTIIKKAVATGSIVPKDEVLIKPNISGIIDEIFIEAGQQIKSGDLIAKIKVIPNVSSLQSAKNAMQSAKIALDNQKRVYERQKELFDKGVISANEYDAVDVTYQQAVQSYDAAKQNYQIVRTGTARGLGSAANTLIRSTVTGMVLEVPVKEGNQVIESNNFNDGTTIATVADVGKMIFEGFVDESEVGRIKEELPLEITVGAIENKKFDAILDYIAPKGKEENGAVQFEIKGTLDKKDTTFIRAGLSANASIILAKVDSVLALKEALIQYDGDSKEPFVEIQTGEQQFEKRDVKLGVSDGINVEIKSGISKNDKVKVWNQIKEEEEFKKG, via the coding sequence ATGAAAAAAAAGGTTACCATAATTATTTTAATTTTTATTGTTCTGGTATTTACCGGAGCATTGTACTACTTGTATCAGAAAAATCAAGAAGACCCGGTTACTTATAAAACGGAAGAAGCCACTACACAAACAATCATTAAAAAAGCAGTAGCCACAGGTAGTATTGTACCTAAAGATGAAGTGCTGATCAAACCCAATATTTCGGGAATTATCGATGAAATATTTATTGAAGCAGGACAACAAATTAAATCTGGTGACCTGATTGCAAAAATTAAAGTAATACCGAATGTATCTTCTTTACAAAGTGCAAAAAATGCCATGCAGTCGGCTAAAATTGCTTTGGATAACCAAAAAAGGGTATACGAACGTCAAAAGGAACTTTTTGATAAAGGAGTAATTTCTGCTAATGAATATGATGCTGTAGATGTAACCTACCAGCAGGCAGTCCAAAGTTATGATGCGGCAAAACAAAATTACCAGATCGTAAGAACCGGAACTGCCCGAGGATTAGGTAGTGCAGCAAATACATTGATCAGGTCAACTGTCACGGGAATGGTACTTGAAGTACCGGTAAAAGAAGGGAATCAGGTAATCGAATCTAACAATTTTAACGATGGAACAACCATTGCAACTGTCGCAGATGTAGGCAAAATGATTTTTGAAGGTTTTGTAGATGAAAGTGAAGTAGGCAGGATTAAAGAGGAGTTGCCTCTTGAAATTACGGTAGGAGCTATTGAAAACAAAAAGTTTGATGCTATTTTAGATTACATTGCTCCTAAGGGTAAAGAAGAAAACGGAGCAGTGCAGTTTGAAATTAAAGGTACGCTGGATAAAAAAGATACCACCTTTATTCGTGCAGGACTTAGTGCTAATGCCTCAATCATATTAGCCAAAGTAGACAGTGTATTAGCCTTAAAAGAAGCTTTAATTCAGTATGATGGAGATTCTAAAGAACCCTTTGTTGAAATACAAACAGGTGAACAACAATTTGAAAAGCGAGATGTAAAGTTGGGAGTTAGTGATGGTATCAATGTAGAGATTAAATCCGGTATTTCTAAAAATGACAAAGTAAAAGTCTGGAACCAAATTAAAGAAGAAGAGGAATTTAAGAAGGGTTAA
- a CDS encoding ABC transporter permease, which yields MFNRDRWNEILEALTANWFRTLLTAFGVFWGIFILVILLAAGKGLENGVKKGFGDIATNTMFMWTQIASMPYKGLPKGRRFTFKTGDVASIRDQVPGLLYISPRNQLGGFGGANNVTRGLKTGAYNVYGDYPEIIKQDPINITTGRFINYGDIDNRRKVAIIGESVRDELYEKGEEHIGSYIKIQGVNFMVIGTYTKKSNNGDPQEGQNEIYVPFTAFSQAFNQADDVGWMAITAKDNNSITSLKENIIEVVRTNHSIHPEDDRAIGNFDLYQEFKKVNGLFIALKVVAYFVGVLVLLSGIIGISNIMLIVVKERTKEIGIRRALGASPWAVRGQILLESIFLTIISGMAGIAASTGLIFLINLILDSAGPDEDTMFADPSVDLNVIFVALFILIGSGLLAGLIPAQTAIKTKPIDALRSD from the coding sequence ATGTTTAACAGAGATCGCTGGAACGAAATTTTAGAAGCCCTGACGGCCAATTGGTTTAGAACCTTACTCACTGCTTTTGGGGTATTCTGGGGTATTTTTATCCTGGTAATTTTATTAGCGGCCGGAAAGGGTTTAGAAAACGGAGTTAAAAAAGGGTTCGGGGATATTGCGACAAACACCATGTTTATGTGGACGCAAATTGCTTCTATGCCTTATAAAGGCTTACCTAAAGGACGCAGGTTTACTTTTAAAACAGGTGATGTTGCTTCCATTCGGGATCAGGTACCGGGATTACTTTATATATCGCCCAGAAATCAGTTGGGAGGTTTTGGCGGAGCCAATAATGTAACCCGCGGACTCAAAACCGGAGCTTATAATGTATACGGGGATTATCCGGAAATTATTAAACAAGATCCGATCAATATTACTACCGGTCGATTTATCAATTACGGGGATATTGATAACCGTCGTAAAGTTGCCATTATAGGCGAAAGTGTTCGAGATGAACTTTATGAAAAGGGAGAAGAACATATAGGGAGTTATATAAAAATTCAAGGGGTTAATTTTATGGTGATCGGAACCTACACTAAAAAATCTAACAATGGAGATCCGCAGGAAGGTCAAAACGAAATATACGTTCCATTTACCGCTTTTTCTCAAGCCTTTAACCAGGCAGATGATGTAGGCTGGATGGCCATTACTGCAAAAGATAACAATTCTATCACCAGTTTAAAAGAGAATATCATTGAAGTCGTAAGAACGAATCATTCCATACATCCTGAAGATGATCGTGCCATTGGAAATTTTGATCTTTATCAGGAATTCAAAAAAGTAAACGGACTTTTTATCGCATTAAAAGTAGTTGCATATTTCGTAGGGGTGCTGGTCTTATTATCCGGTATTATAGGAATAAGTAATATTATGCTGATTGTGGTTAAGGAGCGAACTAAAGAAATTGGTATCCGTAGGGCATTAGGGGCTTCTCCCTGGGCAGTTAGAGGTCAGATTTTACTGGAGTCTATCTTTTTGACCATTATTTCCGGCATGGCAGGTATTGCAGCGTCTACAGGCTTGATTTTTTTAATTAACCTCATACTGGATAGTGCTGGTCCGGATGAAGATACCATGTTTGCAGATCCCAGTGTGGATCTGAATGTCATCTTTGTAGCGCTTTTTATCCTAATTGGTAGTGGACTATTAGCAGGATTAATTCCGGCGCAAACCGCCATAAAAACAAAACCTATTGATGCTTTACGAAGTGACTAG
- a CDS encoding ABC transporter permease produces MFNIERWQEIFETILKNKLRTFLTGLSVASGIFILVILLAVGQGMQNGISQAFEEDAANSIWVWARETTVKYKGLNPGRDIIMTNDDNNFIRKQNEAVIENHSSVVRIWQGIISYGKESGNYRIEGAYPGFQVVENERMMMGRFINNIDLDRNEKVVVISNRIRKDLYKNTKEEVVGSYVKLNDVPFKVIGVYSDEGGDREEQKVIVPSTTAQIVFNQGRNVQLLTYTLKPKATFEETVQSSLDFADNIETYLKKKHIIAPEDEAAIGIQNSLKGAKRFYQLIFMIKAFFWWVGVCTIIAGVVGVSNIMLIIVKERTKEIGIRKAIGAKPFSIIGMILHESIFVTTIAGFTGLITSLILLELVGPMIETEFIKNPTVDFNVAITTVIILILAGAIAGFFPAWRAAKIKPIVALRDE; encoded by the coding sequence ATGTTTAATATCGAACGTTGGCAGGAAATTTTTGAAACGATCCTAAAGAACAAGCTACGTACTTTTCTAACCGGTCTTTCCGTAGCCTCAGGGATATTTATTTTGGTGATTTTACTAGCCGTAGGACAAGGAATGCAGAACGGAATTTCGCAGGCCTTTGAAGAAGATGCAGCGAATAGTATTTGGGTATGGGCCAGAGAAACTACGGTAAAATATAAAGGATTAAATCCCGGACGTGATATTATAATGACTAATGATGATAACAATTTTATCAGAAAACAGAATGAAGCAGTAATAGAAAATCATTCTTCGGTAGTTCGAATCTGGCAGGGTATTATTTCATACGGTAAAGAATCCGGAAATTATCGTATCGAAGGTGCCTATCCGGGCTTTCAGGTGGTTGAAAACGAACGAATGATGATGGGTAGGTTTATCAATAATATAGACCTGGACAGAAATGAGAAAGTGGTCGTCATCAGTAACCGGATTCGGAAAGACCTTTATAAAAATACCAAAGAAGAGGTGGTTGGTTCTTATGTAAAATTGAATGATGTTCCATTTAAAGTAATTGGGGTTTACAGTGATGAAGGGGGAGATCGAGAAGAGCAAAAGGTTATCGTTCCGAGTACTACGGCGCAGATAGTCTTTAACCAGGGGAGAAATGTACAATTATTAACTTACACATTAAAACCTAAAGCTACATTTGAAGAAACCGTACAAAGTTCGTTGGATTTTGCTGATAATATTGAAACCTATTTAAAAAAGAAGCACATCATTGCTCCGGAAGATGAAGCTGCCATTGGGATACAAAATTCGTTAAAAGGTGCCAAACGCTTTTACCAGTTAATATTTATGATTAAAGCATTTTTTTGGTGGGTGGGTGTCTGTACTATTATTGCCGGAGTAGTAGGAGTCAGTAATATCATGCTTATTATCGTAAAAGAGCGAACCAAAGAAATAGGGATTCGTAAAGCAATCGGAGCAAAACCGTTTTCTATTATCGGGATGATTTTACATGAATCTATTTTTGTTACTACCATTGCCGGATTTACGGGACTGATTACAAGTTTAATTTTATTAGAACTGGTAGGCCCAATGATTGAAACTGAATTTATTAAAAATCCTACGGTAGATTTTAACGTAGCAATAACCACGGTTATTATCCTGATTCTTGCTGGTGCGATAGCCGGATTTTTTCCAGCCTGGCGGGCAGCCAAGATAAAACCTATTGTAGCATTAAGAGACGAATAA
- a CDS encoding ABC transporter ATP-binding protein produces the protein MIEIKQLHKSYKMGANSLHVLKGINFDVKEGELVSIMGSSGSGKSTLLNILGMLDEADEGTYFLDGLPIKNLNEKIAAQYRNKFLGFIFQSFNLITYKNAMDNVALPLYYQGVKRNERNDKALHYLEKVGLAKWATHLPNELSGGQKQRVAIARAMASEPKVLLADEPTGALDTKTSYEVMELIQGINDEGKTVLIVTHEEDIAHMTKRIVNLKDGLIIDDAEVQQVRAIAHV, from the coding sequence ATGATTGAAATAAAACAATTACATAAGTCTTATAAAATGGGGGCTAATTCTTTACATGTATTAAAGGGAATTAATTTTGATGTAAAAGAAGGGGAGCTTGTATCGATTATGGGCTCTAGTGGTTCCGGAAAATCTACTTTGCTTAATATTTTAGGAATGCTGGATGAAGCAGATGAAGGAACTTATTTTTTAGATGGGCTTCCTATTAAAAACCTAAATGAGAAAATTGCTGCACAATACCGAAATAAATTTTTAGGTTTTATATTTCAATCTTTTAACCTGATTACTTATAAAAATGCAATGGATAATGTAGCCCTTCCTCTTTATTACCAGGGAGTAAAGAGAAATGAAAGAAACGATAAAGCATTGCACTACCTGGAGAAAGTAGGACTGGCAAAATGGGCAACACATTTACCTAATGAATTGTCAGGAGGACAAAAACAGCGGGTAGCCATTGCAAGGGCCATGGCATCAGAGCCTAAAGTCTTATTAGCAGATGAGCCTACCGGGGCATTGGATACTAAAACTTCTTATGAGGTTATGGAATTGATACAAGGTATTAATGATGAAGGTAAAACGGTGCTTATCGTAACGCATGAAGAGGATATCGCCCATATGACTAAACGTATTGTCAACCTAAAAGACGGATTAATCATAGACGATGCTGAAGTACAACAAGTAAGAGCTATAGCCCATGTTTAA
- a CDS encoding DUF420 domain-containing protein — MDEKLLQEKKYTKWIWILSITVPVAVAILFGVNLKKLGFDIQPLSFLPPIYATINAITALLLVVGLWAIKNKKIQVHKRIMQLAIACSVLFLLLYIMYHMTSDSTKYGGEGWMQYVYYFILITHILLSIGVIPFVLVTYVRAITGQYERHRKIARITFPIWLYVAVTGVIVYIMISPYY; from the coding sequence ATGGATGAAAAACTACTTCAGGAAAAAAAATACACTAAATGGATTTGGATATTATCCATCACGGTTCCGGTAGCAGTAGCTATCTTATTTGGTGTAAATCTAAAGAAATTAGGTTTTGATATTCAACCTTTAAGCTTTTTACCTCCCATATACGCAACAATTAACGCTATTACGGCATTATTACTAGTAGTTGGTTTATGGGCTATCAAAAATAAAAAAATACAGGTACATAAACGTATTATGCAATTAGCGATAGCTTGTTCAGTGCTCTTTTTACTTTTATATATAATGTATCATATGACTAGCGATTCTACAAAATACGGGGGAGAAGGTTGGATGCAATATGTATATTATTTTATATTAATTACCCATATACTATTATCCATAGGGGTAATCCCTTTTGTATTGGTAACTTACGTACGAGCAATAACCGGACAGTATGAAAGACATCGTAAAATTGCACGTATTACCTTTCCTATTTGGTTATATGTAGCTGTCACCGGAGTTATTGTATATATAATGATTTCACCCTACTATTAA
- a CDS encoding SCO family protein, which translates to MKKYSYVGISFIILVFGIIFIPRIIERVKKDTIVKDTRMSAGKVTNGKLAYIKINEKPKKIPEFAFLNQDSLLVTNHDLKGKVYVVDFFFTSCPTICPKMTKNLVTVQDKFKDEADFGIASFTIDPERDTPTRLKQYEENYKITDPDWHLLTGDREDLYDLANRGFNIYAAEVPEVPGGFEHNGFFALIDKDGYIRSRYDASGNPIIYYRGTVSTEEKKDENGEEEQVSILIEDIEKLLSE; encoded by the coding sequence ATGAAAAAGTACTCGTACGTTGGAATATCCTTTATAATTTTAGTATTTGGAATTATTTTTATTCCAAGAATTATTGAACGGGTTAAGAAAGATACGATAGTAAAGGATACTCGGATGAGTGCAGGTAAGGTTACAAATGGTAAACTGGCTTATATAAAAATAAATGAAAAACCGAAGAAAATTCCGGAGTTTGCATTTTTAAACCAGGATAGTCTACTAGTAACGAATCATGATTTAAAAGGGAAGGTTTATGTTGTAGACTTTTTCTTTACCAGTTGTCCGACTATTTGCCCTAAAATGACTAAAAACCTGGTTACTGTTCAGGATAAATTTAAAGATGAAGCGGATTTTGGGATAGCTTCCTTTACCATTGATCCGGAAAGAGATACGCCTACCCGATTAAAACAATACGAAGAAAACTATAAGATTACTGACCCGGATTGGCATTTATTAACCGGGGATCGGGAAGATTTATATGACCTGGCTAATCGCGGATTTAATATTTATGCAGCAGAAGTTCCGGAAGTTCCCGGTGGCTTTGAGCATAACGGTTTTTTTGCTTTAATTGATAAAGACGGATATATACGTTCACGTTATGATGCTTCCGGAAATCCGATTATTTACTATCGGGGTACCGTTAGTACAGAAGAAAAAAAAGACGAAAACGGTGAAGAAGAGCAGGTTTCGATCTTGATAGAAGACATTGAGAAACTATTGTCAGAGTAA